The Leptolyngbya sp. 'hensonii' genome has a segment encoding these proteins:
- a CDS encoding DNA-processing protein DprA: MSQSIDLPRVDDFLQELAAIQQTSSKRIALLGSRHVPITHQHLIEMMSYALVLSGNRLITSGATGTNSAAIRGAMRADPNLLTVILPQSLERQPRESRDQLEQVMHLVESPENDTLSLAEASILCNQEIVSRCQQLICFAFHDSNTLLKTCQSAEDQRKLVTLFYFD; this comes from the coding sequence TTGAGCCAGTCTATAGACCTACCCAGAGTAGACGATTTTCTCCAAGAATTGGCCGCGATTCAGCAGACCAGCTCCAAGCGAATTGCCCTTCTCGGTTCGCGCCATGTTCCGATTACGCACCAGCACCTCATTGAGATGATGAGTTATGCTCTGGTGCTGTCAGGCAATCGTCTGATCACTTCTGGCGCAACAGGGACAAATTCTGCGGCAATCCGGGGGGCCATGCGAGCCGATCCTAATTTGTTGACGGTCATTCTGCCCCAAAGCCTGGAACGCCAGCCCCGGGAATCTCGTGACCAGCTAGAGCAGGTGATGCACCTGGTTGAGAGCCCAGAGAATGACACCCTTTCTCTGGCAGAGGCCAGTATCCTCTGCAACCAGGAAATTGTCTCCCGCTGCCAGCAACTGATCTGCTTTGCCTTTCACGATAGCAACACTCTACTCAAAACCTGTCAGTCAGCTGAAGATCAGCGTAAACTGGTCACCCTCTTCTACTTTGATTAG
- a CDS encoding YajQ family cyclic di-GMP-binding protein yields the protein MASTFSFDVVSDFDHQELVNAIDQTIREIKSRYDLKDTQTTVELGEDVITINTNGDLTLEAVTTLLQTKAAKRNLSLKIFDYGKVESASGNRVRQEIKLKKGISQEVAKQISKLIRDEFSKIQASIQGDAVRVIAKSKDDLQAVIQRLKQEDFPMALQFTNYR from the coding sequence ATGGCTTCGACGTTTTCATTCGATGTGGTGAGTGACTTTGATCACCAGGAGCTGGTGAATGCGATCGACCAGACCATCCGTGAGATTAAGAGTCGCTATGATCTGAAAGACACCCAGACCACTGTAGAGCTGGGTGAGGACGTTATTACGATCAATACCAACGGCGATTTAACCTTGGAAGCAGTGACAACCCTGCTACAAACCAAAGCAGCCAAGCGCAATCTCTCTCTGAAAATCTTTGATTACGGCAAAGTAGAATCTGCCAGCGGCAATCGGGTCCGCCAGGAAATTAAGTTGAAGAAAGGGATCAGCCAAGAAGTCGCCAAACAGATTTCCAAACTGATTCGAGATGAATTCAGTAAAATCCAGGCTTCCATTCAGGGAGATGCGGTTCGGGTAATCGCTAAATCGAAGGATGACCTGCAAGCAGTCATTCAGCGTCTGAAGCAGGAAGATTTTCCCATGGCCCTGCAATTTACCAATTATCGTTAG
- a CDS encoding S-adenosylmethionine decarboxylase: protein MTVSPRFVSWQEVDFLALLKEAVSAAQLTAVGEVAHTFQPQGISVALLLAESHVALHFWPDLQKVAIDIHVCDYQQENQHKAEHLAELLTAKLTDPNLRAVKATDPAPVWHYLSASG, encoded by the coding sequence TTGACAGTTTCTCCCCGGTTTGTGAGCTGGCAGGAGGTGGATTTTCTGGCGCTCCTGAAAGAAGCGGTCAGCGCGGCTCAACTCACTGCCGTAGGAGAGGTGGCCCATACCTTTCAACCCCAGGGAATTTCAGTTGCCTTGTTACTGGCAGAATCCCATGTGGCCCTGCACTTCTGGCCTGACTTGCAGAAAGTGGCGATCGATATCCATGTTTGTGATTACCAGCAAGAGAACCAGCACAAGGCTGAGCACCTGGCTGAACTCCTGACAGCAAAATTGACGGATCCAAACCTGAGGGCTGTCAAGGCGACTGACCCTGCACCAGTTTGGCACTACCTGTCAGCATCAGGCTAG
- the deoC gene encoding deoxyribose-phosphate aldolase → MVKTHSDIDLALFIEQALLNPFLTPEQLEQGCEEADRFHFATVCVYPSQVEQSAKLLHGRSVKVCTVIGFPSGATTPAVKLYEAQEAVEHGATELDVVINLGWLRAGMTKELHRELAEICEATDCLVKAILEMTLLTEAEKRLAVEVCLDAGVRFLKTGTGWAGGARVEDVRLLSQLVQEQVGIKAAGGIRTAEHALELILAGATRLGTSRGPDILHQRNTSEP, encoded by the coding sequence ATGGTTAAAACACACTCAGATATCGATCTGGCCCTCTTTATTGAACAGGCCCTCTTAAATCCTTTTCTGACACCAGAGCAACTGGAACAGGGTTGCGAGGAGGCCGATCGGTTTCATTTTGCCACGGTCTGCGTTTATCCCAGTCAGGTCGAGCAATCGGCCAAGCTCCTCCATGGCAGATCGGTCAAAGTCTGCACCGTGATTGGATTTCCCAGTGGAGCCACCACCCCAGCCGTCAAGCTCTACGAGGCCCAAGAAGCGGTCGAACATGGGGCAACCGAACTGGATGTGGTGATTAATCTGGGCTGGCTACGGGCCGGGATGACCAAGGAACTGCATCGGGAACTGGCTGAGATTTGTGAGGCAACTGATTGTCTGGTCAAGGCCATTCTGGAAATGACGCTCCTGACCGAGGCTGAAAAACGGCTGGCTGTCGAGGTCTGTCTGGATGCGGGTGTCCGTTTTCTCAAAACCGGCACCGGTTGGGCCGGTGGGGCGCGGGTAGAGGATGTTCGTCTGCTCAGCCAATTGGTTCAGGAACAGGTGGGCATCAAGGCTGCTGGGGGGATTCGCACCGCCGAACACGCCCTGGAGCTGATTCTGGCCGGAGCAACTCGCCTGGGGACTTCTCGCGGCCCCGATATCCTGCATCAGCGCAATACCTCCGAACCATGA
- the recO gene encoding DNA repair protein RecO: protein MSQTYSATGINLKTMPLGEADRLLTVLTREHGLIQAVAPGSRKTKSSLSGRSGLFVVNRLFLVKGRSLDKITQAETLESYPGLAQDLCKLTASQYLAELVLYQALSHQPQEELFCLLTEHLSRLEAAASRLGNQVAGLPTLALLVHGTFHLLALAGIAPHVQVCCVTRGPVVPNFTNPNWRIGFSMAAGGIISLSAPTTVASRSGLLHPADPPSIPNLVSGDSRAESPGKRESKPAVRADFRLRAAELAILQRLAEPSPLDLDELGLTASQLFLSGQTWLAVERVLRQHAQYQFDRPIRSASLVETCFSGLATFPHSPKS, encoded by the coding sequence ATGAGCCAGACCTACAGTGCCACTGGAATTAATCTGAAAACCATGCCGTTGGGGGAAGCCGATCGGCTCCTCACCGTACTGACGCGCGAACATGGTCTGATTCAGGCGGTAGCACCCGGATCTCGGAAAACGAAATCTAGCCTGTCAGGACGGAGTGGGTTGTTTGTGGTCAACCGCCTTTTTCTCGTCAAGGGTCGATCGCTAGATAAAATCACCCAGGCCGAAACGCTGGAATCTTACCCCGGTCTGGCCCAGGATTTGTGCAAACTCACCGCCAGCCAGTATCTGGCAGAACTGGTTCTCTATCAGGCACTCAGCCACCAGCCTCAGGAAGAGTTATTTTGCCTGTTGACCGAACACCTGAGTCGGCTGGAAGCTGCGGCCAGTCGGCTGGGTAATCAGGTTGCTGGCCTCCCAACCCTGGCCCTACTGGTCCATGGAACCTTCCATTTGTTGGCACTGGCGGGCATTGCTCCTCACGTTCAGGTATGCTGTGTAACGAGAGGTCCGGTTGTTCCAAATTTTACGAATCCAAACTGGCGTATCGGGTTTAGTATGGCTGCGGGCGGTATCATCAGTCTGTCTGCTCCAACAACCGTCGCCTCCAGATCAGGTCTACTCCATCCGGCTGATCCGCCGTCTATCCCAAATCTGGTATCTGGGGATAGCCGTGCAGAGTCTCCAGGAAAGCGGGAAAGCAAGCCAGCAGTTCGAGCCGATTTTCGGCTGCGGGCGGCAGAACTTGCTATTCTGCAAAGGCTAGCCGAGCCTAGTCCACTTGATTTAGATGAGTTGGGGTTAACAGCAAGCCAGCTATTTCTCTCCGGGCAGACCTGGCTAGCCGTGGAACGGGTACTACGCCAGCATGCCCAATATCAGTTCGATCGGCCCATTCGATCGGCCAGCCTGGTGGAAACCTGTTTTTCGGGTTTAGCGACCTTTCCTCACAGTCCCAAATCATGA
- a CDS encoding MFS transporter, translating to MASSGLPGSPLGARNRLSSDDNGISPAFATNGRSASDHPPHLAYPLPESPPELEATPGSQPSEPAPIEGSPAEDLSLEPVAPTTRSPADTPATTAEAAITPSPAKAGKKRTRDHGFLPVLKNLNFLALWSGQVFSQLADKVYLVLMIALIDTHFQAADQTISGWVSSIMIAFTIPAVLFGSIAGVYVDRWPKKLVLVTTNLIRGALVLSLPFLLWISKGWSPLSGLPLGFCLLLVITFLVSTLTQFFAPAEQTAIPLLVAKRHLLPANSLYTTTMMASVIVGFAVGEPLLAIADHLMSQIFHGPEIGKEILVGSGYVIAGLLLLLIRPHEKIDPVEFESIHVGQDIRDGLQYLREHTRVRNALIQLVILFSIFAALAVLAVRLAELIPGMKPSQFGFLLAAGGVGTGCGAAIVGYFGKRLGTHTQLSLYGSLGVAAALVGLSLFSLKLWIVLPLLAVLGGFSALVGVPMQTTIQAETPEEMRGKVFGLQNNAINIALTLPLALAGVAETFLGLQTVFMGLAVISIAGGLLTWYISGK from the coding sequence ATGGCATCCTCTGGCCTACCCGGTTCTCCCCTGGGTGCCAGGAACAGGCTGAGTTCTGACGATAATGGTATTTCCCCTGCCTTTGCGACGAATGGTCGATCGGCATCCGATCACCCTCCCCACCTTGCCTATCCCCTGCCAGAGTCACCCCCAGAGTTAGAAGCTACCCCTGGCAGCCAGCCTTCCGAGCCAGCACCCATAGAAGGCTCCCCGGCTGAGGATCTTAGTCTGGAGCCTGTGGCCCCTACAACGCGGTCTCCTGCCGACACCCCTGCTACAACGGCAGAGGCTGCTATCACACCATCTCCTGCCAAAGCCGGGAAGAAGAGGACAAGAGATCACGGCTTCCTGCCCGTACTGAAAAACCTGAATTTTCTGGCCCTGTGGAGTGGGCAGGTTTTCTCCCAGTTAGCGGATAAGGTCTATCTGGTGTTGATGATCGCGCTGATTGACACCCATTTTCAGGCGGCAGATCAAACCATCAGCGGTTGGGTCTCTTCGATCATGATTGCGTTTACGATCCCGGCTGTTCTGTTTGGCTCGATTGCAGGGGTCTATGTCGATCGGTGGCCGAAAAAGCTGGTTCTGGTCACCACGAACCTGATTCGGGGAGCCTTGGTTCTGTCCCTGCCGTTTCTCCTGTGGATTTCCAAAGGCTGGTCGCCCCTATCGGGATTACCCCTCGGGTTCTGCCTGCTCCTGGTAATCACCTTCCTGGTGTCCACCCTGACCCAATTCTTCGCCCCCGCAGAGCAAACCGCCATTCCCCTGCTGGTCGCCAAACGCCATCTCCTACCCGCCAATTCCCTCTACACCACCACCATGATGGCGTCAGTGATTGTCGGTTTTGCCGTGGGGGAGCCCTTGCTGGCGATCGCAGATCACCTGATGAGCCAGATTTTCCATGGCCCAGAGATTGGTAAGGAAATCCTGGTGGGGAGTGGGTATGTCATTGCCGGTCTGTTGTTGTTGCTGATCCGGCCCCATGAAAAGATTGACCCAGTCGAGTTTGAATCCATCCATGTCGGGCAGGATATCCGGGATGGGCTGCAATATCTGCGGGAACATACTCGGGTCCGCAATGCCCTGATTCAACTGGTGATTCTGTTCTCAATTTTTGCCGCTCTGGCGGTGCTGGCCGTCCGTCTGGCTGAACTAATTCCCGGCATGAAGCCCTCCCAGTTTGGTTTTCTTCTGGCAGCGGGGGGCGTTGGCACAGGCTGTGGGGCAGCGATCGTCGGCTATTTCGGTAAGCGCTTAGGCACCCATACTCAACTGAGTTTGTATGGCTCCTTGGGGGTTGCCGCCGCTCTCGTTGGCCTCTCGTTGTTTTCCTTGAAACTCTGGATCGTGCTGCCTTTGCTGGCTGTTCTGGGGGGATTCTCTGCTCTGGTCGGGGTCCCTATGCAAACCACGATTCAAGCAGAAACCCCCGAGGAGATGCGCGGCAAGGTTTTTGGCCTCCAGAACAATGCCATCAATATTGCCCTCACCCTTCCTCTGGCCCTGGCAGGCGTGGCGGAAACCTTTCTGGGCCTTCAGACTGTATTTATGGGTCTGGCTGTGATTTCGATCGCAGGCGGCCTATTAACCTGGTATATTTCCGGTAAGTAA
- a CDS encoding glycosyltransferase family 4 protein — protein MHIAWLGKKSPFCGNVTYGREVTNALLDRGYQVSFLHFAQEEQAEDIWPDYQEVSIPCLYKSTIYTIPTLKSSKILAQALKALKPDLVHASLTLSPLDFVLPEICEELDLPLVATFHPPFDLKRRNLTSSTQHLTYQFYAPFLANYDCTIVFSRIQRDLLIRLGVPADRLVVIPNGVDVQKYSPGPSNLKAELGVERVFVYQGRIAPEKNVEALLRAWKRLNMGPDSKLLIVGNGPLATTLMPFYGPEHGILWLGFIGDEQRRIEILRGADVFILPSLVEGLSLSLLEGMACGAACLATDAGADGEVLEKGAGIVLSTDRVSSQLQTLLPLFQHQPELAPIMGRKARQRVLEHYTLDRNISRLEDLYSLMLRQPKMQLSY, from the coding sequence ATGCATATCGCTTGGCTTGGCAAAAAATCGCCCTTCTGCGGTAACGTCACCTATGGACGGGAAGTCACAAACGCCCTGTTAGACCGGGGGTATCAGGTCAGTTTTCTCCACTTCGCCCAGGAAGAGCAAGCAGAAGATATCTGGCCCGATTATCAGGAAGTGTCTATCCCCTGCCTGTACAAGTCCACCATCTACACCATCCCCACCCTCAAGTCCAGCAAGATTCTCGCCCAGGCGCTCAAAGCCCTGAAACCAGATCTGGTCCATGCTTCTCTCACGCTCTCGCCGCTGGATTTCGTCTTACCCGAAATCTGTGAAGAGCTGGACTTACCCCTGGTGGCGACCTTTCATCCCCCCTTTGATCTCAAGCGGCGTAATCTTACTTCCAGCACCCAGCATCTGACCTATCAGTTCTATGCGCCCTTCCTGGCTAACTACGACTGCACGATCGTATTCTCTCGCATCCAACGGGATTTACTGATCCGGTTGGGGGTGCCTGCAGACCGGTTGGTGGTGATCCCCAACGGTGTGGATGTCCAGAAATATTCTCCCGGTCCCTCCAACCTGAAAGCAGAACTGGGGGTAGAACGGGTTTTTGTGTATCAGGGCCGGATTGCTCCAGAAAAGAATGTGGAAGCCCTTCTGCGAGCCTGGAAACGATTAAATATGGGGCCTGATAGCAAGCTGCTGATTGTGGGTAACGGCCCCCTGGCCACCACCCTGATGCCCTTCTATGGCCCAGAACACGGAATCCTGTGGCTGGGCTTCATTGGGGATGAACAACGGCGGATTGAAATTCTTCGGGGAGCCGATGTGTTCATTCTCCCTTCTCTAGTGGAAGGATTATCCCTGTCTCTGCTGGAAGGGATGGCCTGTGGGGCTGCCTGTCTGGCCACGGATGCGGGTGCCGATGGAGAAGTCCTGGAAAAGGGAGCAGGCATCGTCCTGAGCACCGATCGAGTATCCAGCCAACTGCAAACGCTACTGCCCCTATTTCAACATCAACCTGAGCTGGCTCCGATTATGGGCCGCAAAGCTCGCCAGCGGGTGCTGGAGCATTACACCCTGGATCGCAATATCAGCCGCCTGGAAGATCTGTATAGCTTGATGCTGCGCCAGCCCAAGATGCAGTTGAGCTATTAA
- the lpdA gene encoding dihydrolipoyl dehydrogenase produces MSQQFDYDLVIIGAGVGGHGAALHAVSCGLKTAIVEAADMGGTCVNRGCIPSKALLAASGRVRELRNAHHLKALGIQVGDVAFDRQGIADHAGNLVTKIRTDLTNSLNRLGVDTIRGWGKVTAPQKVSITTPAGEKVVTARDILLAPGSIPFVPPGIEIDHKTVFTSDDGVRLESLPPWIAIIGSGYIGLEFSDVYSALGSEITLIEALDQLMPGFDPDIAKLAQRILIQPRDIETRVGMLAKRVIPGSPVVIELADAKTKAVVEVLEVDACLVATGRIPAAQNLGLDSIGVELDRRGFIPVDDYMAVVSGGQAVPHLYAIGDAIGKMMLAHAASAQGIAVVETLCGRARQVDYRSIPAAAFTHPEIGFVGLTEPAAQELATAEGFKIDTVRTYFKGNSKAIAEGETDGVAKVIYRQDTGEVLGVHIIGLHASDLIQEAANAIANRQSVRDLAFLVHTHPTLSEVLDEAYKRAKVG; encoded by the coding sequence GTGAGTCAGCAATTTGATTATGACCTGGTGATCATAGGTGCAGGCGTCGGTGGCCATGGTGCTGCCTTACATGCCGTCAGTTGTGGCCTGAAAACAGCCATTGTAGAAGCGGCAGACATGGGGGGTACCTGCGTCAACAGGGGCTGTATTCCGTCCAAGGCCCTGTTGGCCGCCTCTGGTCGGGTGCGAGAGCTACGGAATGCCCACCATCTGAAAGCCCTGGGTATTCAGGTCGGGGATGTAGCCTTCGATCGGCAGGGCATTGCCGACCATGCTGGCAACCTGGTCACCAAGATTCGAACCGATCTGACCAACAGCCTGAATCGCCTGGGCGTCGATACGATTCGAGGCTGGGGAAAAGTCACCGCCCCTCAGAAGGTTTCGATCACCACCCCGGCGGGAGAAAAAGTTGTCACAGCGCGGGATATTCTCCTGGCCCCAGGGTCCATTCCCTTCGTCCCTCCGGGGATTGAAATTGACCACAAAACCGTCTTTACTAGCGATGATGGGGTCCGACTGGAGTCTCTTCCCCCCTGGATTGCCATTATTGGGAGTGGCTACATTGGGTTGGAATTTTCGGATGTCTACTCGGCACTGGGCAGTGAGATTACCCTGATTGAAGCCCTGGATCAGCTCATGCCTGGTTTTGATCCCGACATTGCGAAGCTGGCCCAGCGGATTTTAATTCAGCCCAGGGACATCGAAACCCGGGTCGGCATGCTGGCAAAACGGGTGATCCCCGGTTCTCCGGTTGTGATTGAACTGGCCGACGCCAAAACCAAAGCAGTGGTAGAAGTGCTGGAAGTAGATGCCTGCCTGGTGGCCACGGGTCGCATTCCGGCGGCCCAAAACCTGGGTCTGGACTCGATCGGAGTCGAGCTGGATCGGCGGGGTTTCATCCCGGTAGATGATTACATGGCCGTGGTATCCGGGGGACAGGCTGTTCCCCATCTGTATGCGATCGGGGATGCGATCGGGAAAATGATGCTGGCCCATGCTGCCTCAGCTCAGGGGATTGCCGTGGTCGAAACCCTGTGTGGTCGAGCCCGCCAGGTCGATTACCGGAGCATCCCGGCGGCAGCCTTTACCCATCCAGAAATTGGTTTTGTCGGGCTGACGGAACCAGCAGCTCAGGAACTGGCCACTGCTGAAGGATTTAAGATCGATACGGTTCGGACTTACTTTAAAGGCAACTCCAAGGCGATCGCGGAGGGAGAAACCGATGGCGTCGCCAAGGTCATCTATCGCCAGGACACCGGAGAAGTGCTGGGGGTTCACATCATCGGTCTGCACGCCTCCGATCTGATTCAGGAAGCAGCCAATGCCATTGCCAATCGCCAATCCGTCAGGGATCTGGCTTTCCTGGTACACACCCATCCCACCCTGTCTGAGGTTCTGGATGAAGCCTATAAGCGGGCTAAGGTCGGCTAG
- the trpC gene encoding indole-3-glycerol phosphate synthase TrpC, translating into MQIRRRPPSPAVNVLELRYQVQVPDSTPQHILEEIVWQKENEVAHRRESVPLVELQRQLATAPPVRDFLAALRTGKTQPAVIAEVKKASPSKGVIREDFDPVAIGQSYERGGATCLSVLTDEKFFQGSFNYLRQVRSAVELPLLCKEFIIYPYQIYLARVHGADAILLIAAILSDQDLQYFLKITRTLGMTALIEVHTLEEMDRVLALQGVQLIGINNRNLQDFSVDLQTTCRLAAERNPLLREADIVLVSESGLHTTTDLEVVKQAGAQAVLIGESLMKQPDPGQALANLFL; encoded by the coding sequence ATGCAGATCCGTCGTCGTCCGCCAAGCCCGGCGGTCAATGTTCTGGAATTGCGCTATCAGGTTCAAGTTCCCGATAGCACCCCCCAGCACATTCTGGAGGAAATTGTCTGGCAGAAAGAAAATGAAGTTGCCCACAGGCGTGAGTCAGTTCCACTGGTGGAGTTACAGCGTCAACTAGCCACGGCTCCCCCAGTACGAGATTTTCTCGCTGCCCTCCGCACTGGTAAAACTCAGCCCGCAGTGATTGCCGAAGTGAAGAAAGCCTCTCCCAGCAAAGGAGTGATCCGGGAGGATTTTGATCCGGTGGCGATCGGCCAATCCTATGAACGGGGAGGGGCGACCTGCCTGTCGGTGCTCACGGATGAGAAGTTTTTTCAGGGCAGTTTTAATTACCTGAGACAGGTTCGATCAGCGGTTGAGTTACCCCTCCTCTGCAAAGAGTTCATCATCTACCCGTATCAGATTTACCTGGCTCGCGTCCATGGCGCAGACGCGATCCTGCTGATCGCAGCCATTCTTTCCGATCAAGATTTACAGTACTTCCTTAAGATTACCCGTACTCTGGGAATGACTGCCTTGATCGAAGTTCATACTTTAGAAGAAATGGATCGAGTCTTGGCCTTGCAGGGAGTTCAACTTATTGGTATCAATAACCGCAACCTCCAGGATTTCTCTGTCGATTTGCAAACCACCTGCAGACTGGCGGCAGAGCGCAACCCACTCCTCAGGGAAGCAGACATTGTGCTGGTGAGTGAGTCTGGGTTGCATACAACCACGGATTTAGAAGTGGTGAAGCAGGCTGGTGCTCAGGCTGTTCTCATAGGTGAATCCCTGATGAAGCAACCCGATCCCGGTCAGGCTCTGGCTAATCTGTTTCTGTGA
- a CDS encoding DUF5340 domain-containing protein, with translation MVIEPAMEPIPLPSHIHYELLLQLLEQQTLFALKHKSLQQEQVTELIMTLRKALAQQKHLEESCQRANLPIEYRWSINNLAPGEPPASELFQLDQT, from the coding sequence TTGGTAATTGAACCCGCAATGGAGCCCATTCCCTTACCCTCCCACATTCACTACGAACTATTGCTTCAACTCCTGGAGCAGCAAACCCTGTTCGCTTTGAAGCATAAATCCTTGCAGCAGGAGCAGGTGACTGAGCTCATCATGACTCTACGCAAGGCCCTGGCCCAACAGAAGCATCTGGAAGAAAGTTGTCAGCGCGCCAACCTTCCAATCGAGTATCGCTGGTCCATTAACAACCTGGCCCCCGGTGAACCCCCAGCCTCGGAGTTATTCCAACTGGACCAGACCTGA
- a CDS encoding alanine--glyoxylate aminotransferase family protein, translating to MDNKLMLMIPGPTPVPEQVLLAMAKHPIGHRSGDFTQIMAEVTANLKWLHQTESDVLMLAASGTGAMEAGIINFLSPGDRVLVGCNGKFGDRWAEVCQAYGLNVETIKAEWGKPLDTEQFRVQLEADTEKQIKAVIFTHSETSTGVLNDVETINRHVKAHGEALIIVDVVTSLGAVNIPFDTWGLDVVASGSQKGFMIPPGLGFVAVSPKAWTAYSTAKLPRYYLDLGKYRKDAAKNSTPFTPAVNLIFALQAALRMMQAEGLESIFARHQRLTQATRAAIKALNLPLFAPDYAASPAITAVIPDQIDAEKIRSVIKKRFDIALAGGQDHLKGKIFRIGHLGFVGDRDILSAIAALEATLQDLGYEDFSPGAGVAAAAKVITHS from the coding sequence ATGGACAACAAGTTAATGTTGATGATTCCCGGCCCAACCCCTGTACCTGAACAGGTTCTCCTGGCCATGGCGAAGCATCCGATCGGGCACCGCAGTGGTGATTTCACCCAAATCATGGCCGAAGTCACCGCCAACCTGAAGTGGCTGCATCAGACCGAGAGTGATGTTCTAATGCTCGCTGCCAGCGGCACCGGTGCCATGGAAGCCGGGATCATCAACTTTTTGAGTCCCGGAGATCGGGTGCTAGTCGGCTGCAATGGAAAATTTGGCGATCGTTGGGCTGAGGTCTGTCAGGCTTACGGTCTGAACGTGGAAACGATCAAGGCTGAATGGGGCAAGCCCCTGGATACGGAACAGTTCCGCGTCCAATTAGAAGCGGATACGGAAAAACAGATCAAAGCGGTGATCTTCACCCACAGCGAGACTTCCACCGGAGTCCTCAATGATGTCGAAACCATCAACCGTCATGTCAAAGCCCATGGCGAAGCTCTGATCATCGTCGATGTTGTTACCAGTCTGGGTGCCGTCAACATTCCCTTCGACACCTGGGGCCTCGACGTGGTGGCTTCTGGCTCCCAGAAAGGGTTCATGATCCCACCCGGATTGGGCTTTGTCGCCGTTAGTCCAAAAGCCTGGACCGCCTACAGTACCGCCAAATTGCCCCGCTACTACCTAGACCTGGGCAAATACCGCAAAGACGCTGCCAAAAACAGCACCCCCTTCACCCCCGCCGTCAACCTCATTTTTGCCCTCCAAGCAGCCTTGAGAATGATGCAGGCCGAAGGCTTAGAAAGCATTTTTGCTCGTCACCAGCGCCTCACCCAGGCCACCCGTGCCGCCATTAAAGCCTTGAATCTCCCCTTGTTTGCTCCCGATTATGCGGCCAGTCCAGCGATTACTGCTGTGATCCCTGATCAAATCGATGCTGAGAAAATCCGGTCTGTGATCAAAAAACGGTTCGACATTGCCCTCGCCGGTGGTCAGGACCACCTCAAAGGCAAGATTTTCCGGATTGGGCACCTAGGCTTTGTCGGCGATCGGGATATTCTATCCGCCATTGCCGCCCTGGAAGCCACCCTTCAGGATTTAGGCTACGAGGACTTCAGCCCTGGAGCCGGGGTCGCCGCCGCTGCCAAAGTCATCACCCATTCCTGA